Proteins from a genomic interval of Caldilineales bacterium:
- a CDS encoding baseplate J/gp47 family protein has protein sequence MSLHIIDLPAPATLAAAGVGVRQAIAGERVAFVLPAPADEFASEVRLRLLRRQADAAGVQVGLVTADADVCYFARRAGVPTFASAQAASERWRYPRPEPALPAPTAARPAVVRPPQKVGLGLAAPVIATAGGVTVFDGVIRRRRDAWWARSLGYVAISLLIAGLLFGLAMVLLPSATVTLTPAHTRFVSSVEVTAQTGIDEPNASNSLVPARLVQARVEGTASTQATGSDFAPAGKARGFVILINRTAREVKVPVNTVVRTVTGNNIRFRTQAEVTVPSGIGQRAGVAIEAVESGRQGNVSAGTISEVEGPLGLSLRANNEAGTGGGSVADVVVVTQADKERVLGQLQESVQRLAYEKLAASLRQGEYIPPETVETFTLAETYDRFAGEQADSVGLTLQLLARGTAVDLDGARSLADRSLRNTVPAENFLLEDTVQIGQPTFNRFEAEAVAMTLTASGDALAPIPAGQVRALLAGVPVSEAAAVLQRRFDLARPPVIELDRDWLGRLPYIPTRIRVRVLQE, from the coding sequence ATGTCCCTTCACATCATCGATCTCCCTGCGCCGGCCACGCTGGCCGCTGCCGGCGTCGGCGTCCGCCAGGCCATCGCCGGCGAGCGGGTCGCCTTCGTCTTGCCCGCGCCGGCCGATGAATTCGCCAGCGAGGTGCGGCTGCGGCTGCTGCGCCGCCAGGCCGACGCCGCCGGGGTGCAGGTGGGGCTTGTCACAGCCGACGCCGACGTGTGCTACTTTGCCCGGCGCGCCGGCGTGCCCACCTTTGCCTCGGCCCAGGCTGCGAGCGAGCGTTGGCGCTATCCCAGGCCCGAACCTGCCCTGCCCGCGCCCACTGCCGCCCGGCCGGCCGTTGTCCGCCCACCGCAGAAGGTGGGGCTGGGTCTGGCTGCGCCCGTCATCGCCACGGCCGGTGGGGTCACAGTCTTTGATGGCGTCATCCGCCGGCGACGAGACGCCTGGTGGGCGCGTTCGCTCGGCTATGTGGCCATCAGCTTGCTGATCGCCGGTCTGCTCTTTGGGCTGGCGATGGTGCTGCTCCCCAGCGCCACCGTCACCCTCACCCCGGCGCATACCCGTTTCGTCAGTTCCGTCGAGGTAACGGCCCAGACCGGCATCGATGAACCCAATGCCAGCAACAGCCTGGTGCCGGCGCGTCTCGTCCAGGCGCGCGTCGAGGGCACAGCCTCGACCCAGGCCACTGGCTCCGACTTTGCGCCGGCGGGCAAGGCCCGCGGCTTCGTCATCTTGATCAACCGCACCGCCCGCGAGGTCAAAGTCCCTGTCAACACGGTGGTGCGCACGGTCACGGGCAACAACATCCGCTTTCGCACCCAGGCCGAGGTCACGGTGCCGTCCGGAATCGGGCAGCGGGCCGGGGTGGCGATCGAAGCGGTCGAGTCGGGGCGCCAGGGAAACGTGTCCGCCGGCACGATCAGTGAGGTGGAGGGACCGCTCGGCCTCAGCCTGCGCGCCAACAACGAAGCAGGCACGGGCGGCGGCTCGGTGGCCGATGTTGTCGTCGTCACCCAGGCCGACAAGGAGAGGGTGTTGGGCCAGTTGCAGGAAAGCGTGCAGCGGCTGGCCTACGAGAAACTGGCCGCCAGCCTGCGCCAGGGCGAGTACATCCCGCCCGAGACGGTTGAGACCTTCACCCTGGCCGAGACCTACGACCGTTTTGCCGGCGAGCAGGCCGACAGCGTGGGCCTGACGCTGCAACTACTGGCGCGCGGGACGGCCGTCGATCTCGATGGCGCCCGCAGCCTGGCCGACCGCTCGCTTCGCAACACCGTCCCTGCCGAGAATTTCCTGCTCGAAGACACGGTGCAGATCGGGCAACCGACCTTCAACCGTTTCGAGGCCGAAGCCGTTGCCATGACCCTGACGGCCAGCGGCGACGCCCTGGCGCCCATCCCGGCCGGCCAAGTGCGCGCCCTCCTGGCCGGCGTGCCGGTTTCCGAGGCGGCAGCCGTGCTTCAGCGCCGGTTCGACCTGGCCAGGCCGCCTGTGATCGAACTCGACCGCGACTGGCTTGGCCGCCTGCCCTACATCCCCACCCGCATCCGGGTGCGCGTCCTGCAAGAGTAG
- a CDS encoding nucleotidyltransferase domain-containing protein, whose translation MDQTTAVKLAQGYLNMLKNNDISFDRAYLFGSYAKGDFDDDSDIDLGIAMSNLENSFLMQMELMKWSANFDSRIEPHPFSSAEFDDPTPFVAEILNTGIPLV comes from the coding sequence ATGGATCAAACCACTGCTGTGAAGTTAGCCCAGGGATACTTGAATATGCTGAAAAACAATGATATTAGCTTTGATCGCGCCTATCTATTTGGCTCTTATGCTAAGGGCGACTTCGATGATGACAGTGATATCGACCTGGGGATAGCAATGAGCAATCTCGAGAACTCATTTCTGATGCAAATGGAATTGATGAAATGGAGCGCCAATTTCGATAGTCGCATCGAACCACATCCGTTTTCCAGTGCGGAGTTCGACGACCCCACCCCCTTCGTCGCCGAAATCTTGAACACTGGCATCCCGCTTGTCTAA